In Vibrio marisflavi CECT 7928, the following are encoded in one genomic region:
- the thiQ gene encoding thiamine ABC transporter ATP-binding protein: MLTLNNVHYYYHDALFLFDLEVAQGEVVALMGPSGAGKSTLLALVAGFIEPTKGSIAVDGISVVGQEPYQRPFAMLFQEHNLFAHLTVRENIGLGLHPGLKLTDSQKQQVELAAEQVGVAAMLDRLPEQLSGGQKQRVALARCFVQPHSIWLLDEPFSALDPILREEMLSLVKTLAAKRGITVIMVTHHLSDARAIATNFAFVANGKVEVAAVVAELSASHDNPYLSKFVMAGEQS; this comes from the coding sequence ATGCTGACTCTTAATAATGTCCACTACTACTATCACGATGCGTTGTTCTTGTTTGACTTAGAAGTTGCTCAAGGTGAAGTGGTTGCCTTAATGGGCCCAAGTGGGGCAGGAAAATCTACGCTCCTTGCATTGGTCGCCGGCTTTATCGAGCCGACCAAAGGCTCCATTGCTGTAGATGGCATATCGGTTGTGGGCCAAGAGCCTTATCAAAGACCTTTTGCTATGTTATTTCAAGAGCACAATCTTTTTGCTCACTTAACGGTGCGGGAAAATATTGGTTTAGGGCTACACCCAGGGCTTAAATTGACTGACAGTCAAAAGCAGCAGGTTGAATTGGCTGCAGAGCAAGTGGGAGTGGCTGCGATGTTGGATAGGTTGCCAGAGCAGCTATCTGGTGGGCAAAAGCAGAGAGTGGCACTTGCTCGCTGTTTTGTTCAGCCGCATTCCATTTGGCTGCTTGATGAGCCTTTTTCTGCACTCGATCCAATCTTGCGAGAAGAGATGTTGTCTTTGGTTAAGACGTTGGCTGCTAAACGTGGCATAACCGTCATCATGGTGACGCATCATTTGAGTGACGCAAGAGCGATTGCGACAAACTTCGCTTTTGTCGCAAATGGAAAAGTAGAAGTCGCCGCTGTGGTCGCTGAACTGTCCGCTAGCCATGACAATCCTTATTTAAGCAAGTTTGTTATGGCTGGAGAGCAGAGCTAG
- the thiB gene encoding thiamine ABC transporter substrate binding subunit, translated as MTTMLAIVSFSSLADTDNSGDKTLTVYTYSSFAADWGPGPKIKKAFESKYHCKLKFVTLDDGVSVLNRLRLEGKSTKADIVLGLDNNLITEAQNTGLFAPSNVDVAKLKVPGGWTNQTFVPFDYGYFAFVYNKDKLKNPPKSLKDLVENKNGLTVIYEDPRTSTPGLGLLLWMKSVYGDKAPQAWKELAKKTVTVTKGWSEAYSMFLKGEADMVLSYTTSPAYHLIEEKTDKYAAASFSEGEYLQVEVAAKVKTTKHPKLADEFMQFMLSDDFQSVIPTGNWMYPVTNVKLPKGFDTLVKPTHTFSFSSQEVAKDRKAWIREWQNALAD; from the coding sequence ATGACTACGATGTTGGCTATTGTTTCTTTTTCATCTCTTGCTGACACAGACAACAGTGGCGATAAGACACTAACTGTTTATACCTATAGCTCGTTTGCTGCAGATTGGGGTCCGGGCCCTAAAATTAAGAAAGCATTTGAGAGTAAGTATCACTGCAAATTAAAATTTGTCACCTTGGATGATGGTGTATCTGTATTAAACCGTTTAAGACTTGAGGGCAAGAGCACTAAAGCGGATATTGTTTTAGGTTTAGACAACAACCTGATTACTGAAGCGCAAAATACTGGTTTGTTTGCTCCTAGCAATGTCGATGTAGCTAAGCTGAAAGTTCCGGGCGGTTGGACTAATCAGACATTCGTCCCTTTTGATTACGGCTACTTTGCTTTTGTTTACAACAAAGACAAACTCAAGAATCCACCAAAAAGTTTGAAAGACTTGGTTGAAAACAAAAATGGTTTAACAGTTATCTACGAAGACCCGCGTACATCGACGCCGGGGCTAGGTTTGTTACTGTGGATGAAATCGGTCTATGGCGACAAAGCACCGCAAGCATGGAAAGAGCTAGCGAAAAAGACAGTAACAGTGACAAAAGGTTGGTCTGAAGCGTACTCAATGTTCTTAAAAGGCGAAGCCGATATGGTTCTTTCATACACTACTTCTCCGGCTTACCACCTGATTGAAGAGAAAACAGATAAGTACGCGGCCGCAAGTTTTTCTGAAGGTGAGTACCTGCAAGTTGAAGTGGCAGCAAAAGTGAAAACAACCAAGCACCCTAAGCTTGCTGACGAGTTCATGCAATTTATGCTGAGTGATGATTTCCAATCTGTTATCCCAACTGGAAACTGGATGTACCCCGTGACTAACGTTAAGTTGCCGAAAGGGTTTGATACTTTGGTTAAGCCAACACATACATTCAGCTTTTCTTCACAAGAAGTCGCTAAGGATCGTAAAGCTTGGATTCGTGAGTGGCAGAACGCATTAGCTGATTAG
- a CDS encoding flavin prenyltransferase UbiX — MTNKKQNEITLAFTGASGAPYGLKLLESLLAADYKVYLLISPAARVVLATEHDLKLPSGPEAAKKALVKLFGCDPERLEVCGKEDWFSPVASGSAAPKKMVICPCSVGSVASIAHGMSDNLIERAADVVIKERGQLMLVVRETPFSTLHLENMHKLSQLGVTIMPASPGFYHNPKSIDDLVDFMVARILDHLGIEQELVPRWGYDQRNEA; from the coding sequence ATGACGAATAAAAAGCAAAACGAAATTACCCTTGCATTCACAGGGGCCTCTGGGGCTCCTTATGGATTAAAGCTCCTCGAATCTTTATTGGCAGCAGATTACAAAGTCTACTTGCTAATTTCTCCTGCTGCCCGAGTTGTGTTGGCAACTGAACATGACCTAAAACTACCTAGTGGCCCAGAAGCAGCGAAGAAAGCGTTAGTAAAGCTTTTTGGCTGTGACCCCGAACGCTTAGAGGTATGTGGCAAAGAAGATTGGTTTTCTCCTGTAGCTTCAGGTTCAGCCGCGCCGAAAAAAATGGTGATTTGTCCATGTTCAGTTGGCAGTGTGGCGTCAATTGCTCATGGTATGTCGGATAACCTTATAGAGCGCGCAGCTGATGTCGTGATAAAAGAGCGTGGTCAGCTCATGCTAGTGGTTCGAGAAACGCCTTTCTCCACTCTACATCTTGAAAACATGCATAAGTTGTCGCAATTGGGCGTGACGATTATGCCTGCTTCTCCGGGGTTCTATCACAATCCCAAATCTATCGATGATCTGGTCGACTTTATGGTTGCACGCATTTTGGATCATTTAGGCATCGAGCAAGAGCTGGTGCCTAGATGGGGGTACGATCAGAGGAATGAAGCATAG
- a CDS encoding gamma-glutamylcyclotransferase family protein, with the protein MKHLVFVYGTLRKGEYNHHYISRAEFIGVFTTLANYSMYDLGEYPAILTKGGTAIIGEVYAVSEQELKLLDKLESVPLEYRREKIETPYGEAWLYLYQDEALSEGKIVSGDWCNRYKKSRNQ; encoded by the coding sequence ATGAAGCACTTGGTATTCGTATATGGCACTTTGAGAAAAGGTGAATACAATCATCACTACATTTCTCGAGCAGAGTTTATTGGAGTTTTCACGACGCTTGCTAATTACTCTATGTATGATTTAGGCGAGTATCCTGCAATCCTAACAAAAGGCGGAACTGCGATAATCGGTGAAGTGTATGCTGTTAGCGAACAAGAGTTGAAGCTTTTAGATAAGCTAGAGAGCGTGCCGCTGGAATACCGACGAGAAAAGATTGAAACACCTTATGGAGAAGCTTGGTTATACCTCTATCAAGATGAGGCTCTATCTGAAGGGAAAATAGTATCTGGTGATTGGTGCAATCGCTATAAAAAGAGCCGTAATCAATGA
- the mpl gene encoding UDP-N-acetylmuramate:L-alanyl-gamma-D-glutamyl-meso-diaminopimelate ligase, whose product MHIHILGICGTFMGGAAVLARQLGHKVTGSDANVYPPMSTLLESQGIEIIQGFDPSQLSPEPDLVVIGNALSRGNPCVEHVLNSTMRYTSGPQWLQEFLLKDRWVLAVSGTHGKTTTSSMLAWILEYCDYKPGFLVGGVLGNFGVSARLGESMFFVVEADEYDSAFFDKRSKFVHYHPRTLVINNLEFDHADIFDDLEAIKRQFHHLVRTVPGNGLILSPANDGAIDDVLERGCWTDTQTTGDAEGWNTENIHKDGSQFKVFYHGELVGEVKWDLVGEHNVANALMAIGAARHVGVTPDLACEALAKFVNTKRRLELLGEFNGVSLYDDFAHHPTAIALTIDGLRNKIGDSKIIAVLEPRSATMKRGVHNDILADSLKKADSVYLYQPDNIGWSVQDIADKCTQSAIISEHIDTLVAKISEEAQPGDHILVMSNGGFGGIHSKLKSSL is encoded by the coding sequence ATGCATATTCATATCTTGGGAATTTGTGGCACGTTTATGGGAGGTGCTGCGGTATTAGCGCGCCAGTTGGGACATAAGGTTACGGGTAGTGATGCGAATGTGTATCCGCCGATGAGTACTTTGCTTGAATCTCAAGGTATTGAAATAATACAAGGTTTCGACCCTTCTCAATTAAGCCCTGAGCCGGATCTAGTTGTCATTGGTAATGCTTTAAGTCGTGGTAACCCTTGTGTTGAGCATGTGTTGAATTCGACGATGAGATATACATCTGGCCCCCAGTGGTTACAAGAGTTTTTGTTAAAAGACCGCTGGGTGCTTGCAGTTTCAGGTACGCATGGCAAAACGACTACGTCTAGTATGTTAGCTTGGATACTTGAGTATTGTGATTACAAGCCGGGTTTTTTGGTTGGTGGAGTGCTTGGTAACTTTGGTGTTTCTGCCCGTTTGGGCGAAAGCATGTTTTTTGTCGTTGAAGCTGATGAATATGACAGTGCTTTTTTCGATAAGCGTTCTAAGTTCGTTCATTACCATCCGCGGACTTTAGTGATCAACAACCTAGAGTTTGATCATGCGGATATCTTTGATGATCTTGAAGCGATTAAACGCCAATTCCACCATTTAGTTCGCACTGTACCAGGCAATGGTTTGATTCTATCTCCAGCCAACGACGGTGCTATTGATGACGTATTGGAAAGAGGTTGTTGGACAGACACTCAAACTACAGGCGATGCTGAAGGCTGGAATACAGAGAACATTCACAAAGACGGCTCACAGTTTAAGGTGTTCTATCACGGTGAACTTGTGGGCGAAGTGAAGTGGGACTTAGTGGGCGAGCATAATGTAGCAAACGCACTAATGGCGATTGGAGCTGCTCGCCACGTTGGTGTTACGCCAGATTTAGCTTGCGAAGCTCTAGCAAAGTTTGTCAATACCAAGCGACGTCTAGAGTTACTTGGAGAGTTTAATGGCGTGTCATTGTATGACGATTTTGCCCATCACCCAACGGCGATAGCTCTTACCATTGATGGTCTTAGAAACAAAATCGGAGATAGTAAAATCATTGCAGTTTTGGAGCCTCGTTCAGCAACAATGAAGCGTGGGGTTCACAATGATATTTTGGCGGATTCACTGAAAAAAGCCGACTCTGTATATCTCTATCAGCCCGACAACATTGGCTGGTCGGTACAAGACATTGCAGATAAATGTACTCAAAGTGCCATTATTAGCGAGCATATTGATACATTAGTCGCTAAAATTAGCGAAGAAGCCCAGCCGGGCGATCATATTTTAGTAATGAGTAACGGCGGTTTTGGTGGAATTCACAGCAAGCTAAAATCGTCGCTTTAG
- the ppa gene encoding inorganic diphosphatase, translating to MSLNQVPAGKSLPDDIYVVIEIPANADPIKYEVDKDSGAVFVDRFMSAPMFYPCNYGYVNNTLSLDGDPVDVLVPTPYPLMPGSVIRCRPVGVLKMTDESGEDAKVFAVPHTKLSKEYDHIQDVGDIPELLKAQITQFFERYKELEAGKWVKVDGWADIEAAREEILTSYERAQK from the coding sequence ATGAGCCTAAATCAAGTACCAGCGGGTAAATCACTACCTGATGACATCTACGTTGTAATCGAAATTCCAGCAAATGCCGATCCTATCAAATATGAAGTAGATAAAGACTCTGGTGCGGTATTTGTCGATCGTTTTATGTCAGCTCCTATGTTCTACCCATGTAACTATGGTTATGTGAACAATACACTTTCTTTGGATGGCGACCCAGTTGACGTATTGGTACCAACTCCATACCCACTTATGCCGGGATCAGTGATTCGTTGCCGCCCAGTTGGCGTTCTAAAGATGACAGACGAGTCTGGTGAAGACGCGAAAGTATTTGCCGTTCCTCATACTAAACTTTCAAAAGAGTACGACCACATTCAAGATGTTGGCGATATCCCAGAGCTTTTAAAAGCACAAATCACTCAATTCTTTGAGCGTTACAAAGAGCTTGAAGCGGGTAAATGGGTAAAAGTTGATGGTTGGGCAGATATCGAAGCTGCTCGCGAAGAGATCCTTACTTCTTACGAAAGAGCGCAGAAGTAA
- the fbp gene encoding class 1 fructose-bisphosphatase, whose translation MSELRTLGEFIVEKQADFPHASGDLSSLLSSIRLAAKIVNREINKAGLVDITGAVGTDNVQGEEQQKLDVYANEKFKAALEARDQVCGVASEEEDEAVAFNKELSKNAKYVVLMDPLDGSSNIDVNVSVGTIFSIYHRVSPPGTPATEEDFLQPGHRQVAAGYVIYGSSTMLVYTTGKGVNGFTYDPSIGTFCLSHENMMVPEDGNIYSINEGNYIKFPAGVKKYIKYCQENVPEEKRPYTSRYIGSLVSDFHRNLLKGGIYLYPSTQSYPNGKLRLLYECNPMAFLIEQAGGIASDGVNRILDLKPTELHQRVPFFVGSKNMVQKVEEFLEKYRDEE comes from the coding sequence ATGTCAGAGTTGCGTACCCTCGGTGAGTTCATCGTTGAAAAGCAAGCAGATTTCCCCCATGCCAGCGGCGACCTTTCTTCCCTTTTGTCTTCAATTAGACTTGCTGCAAAAATCGTTAACCGAGAAATAAACAAAGCCGGCCTTGTCGATATCACAGGTGCTGTTGGTACCGACAATGTGCAGGGCGAAGAACAACAGAAGCTCGACGTGTACGCCAACGAAAAGTTCAAGGCAGCACTTGAGGCTCGCGATCAAGTTTGTGGCGTTGCCAGTGAAGAAGAGGACGAAGCAGTCGCGTTCAACAAAGAACTGAGTAAGAATGCCAAATACGTGGTGCTTATGGATCCACTCGATGGCTCTTCGAACATTGATGTTAATGTTTCCGTCGGAACCATCTTCTCTATTTATCACCGAGTTTCACCACCGGGAACGCCAGCAACTGAAGAAGATTTTTTGCAGCCTGGACATAGACAAGTCGCTGCGGGCTACGTAATTTACGGCTCTTCTACCATGTTGGTTTATACCACTGGTAAAGGCGTCAATGGCTTCACTTACGACCCTTCCATTGGCACTTTCTGTCTTTCTCACGAAAATATGATGGTGCCAGAAGACGGCAATATCTACTCGATTAACGAAGGGAACTACATCAAATTCCCAGCTGGTGTGAAGAAATACATCAAATATTGCCAAGAAAATGTGCCCGAAGAAAAGCGCCCTTATACTTCACGCTACATCGGCTCACTGGTATCAGATTTCCACCGAAACCTGCTTAAGGGCGGTATCTATCTTTACCCAAGCACACAAAGTTACCCAAATGGTAAACTAAGACTTCTTTACGAATGCAATCCAATGGCGTTCCTAATTGAGCAAGCTGGCGGTATTGCTTCTGACGGCGTTAACCGTATCTTAGACCTCAAACCGACTGAACTTCACCAGCGTGTACCGTTCTTCGTTGGCTCTAAGAACATGGTACAAAAAGTAGAAGAGTTCTTAGAAAAGTACCGTGACGAAGAATAA
- the thiP gene encoding thiamine/thiamine pyrophosphate ABC transporter permease ThiP gives MNSIPKVGIWVAVVIAAFVISALAALILHAPSLSIGSVWGDPYYRHVTYFSFYQATLSTLISVGLAIPVSHALSRRRFKGRTLLLKLFATTLVLPVLVGVFGILSIYGNSGLLASWFTEFNEKMPFSVYGLSGILLAHVFFNLPYASRLLLQALETVPAEQHKLCAHLGMSHWNKFKWVEWPRIRQQLPHVIGLVFMLCFTSFATVMALGGGPKSTTIELAIYQAIKFDFDLQSGALLAIWQIILCGTLSFSIQRLAKPVSVSTGSSNASVRMVQDNWPAKCWDWSWIALVCLFVLPPLFMVVVSGLNSDIGKVLSDSSFWLSLFASLKVAILAAMIALAAGVAILTSSRAWRLRHKHIQADQIELIGTIILVTPGLVTSTGLFLLIRSFADAFSYALLVVVLVNALMALPYVIKTLSQPMLHIAQQYQLLCPSLGMKGWQRFKLVEWRALRKPLAHAFAISFMFSIGDLSAIALFGSQDFKTLPLYLFQLLGSYQMNAAAVVSLTLLLLSLGCFSLVEFLFKANSRKKYADS, from the coding sequence TTGAACTCAATACCTAAAGTTGGAATATGGGTCGCGGTGGTTATCGCGGCCTTTGTTATATCCGCACTTGCCGCACTGATTCTTCATGCGCCTTCACTCAGCATTGGCTCTGTTTGGGGCGATCCATATTATCGTCACGTTACTTATTTTAGCTTTTATCAAGCAACGCTATCGACCCTGATTAGTGTTGGGTTGGCAATTCCGGTTTCCCATGCTTTATCCCGCCGGAGATTTAAAGGCCGCACTCTACTGCTCAAGCTATTCGCAACCACATTGGTTTTGCCTGTATTGGTTGGTGTGTTTGGAATTTTATCTATTTATGGTAACAGTGGCTTACTAGCTAGTTGGTTTACAGAGTTCAATGAGAAAATGCCGTTTTCCGTGTATGGATTGAGCGGTATTCTGCTGGCTCATGTGTTTTTTAATCTGCCTTATGCCAGCCGCTTGTTATTGCAAGCATTGGAGACAGTACCTGCTGAACAACATAAGCTATGTGCACACTTAGGGATGAGCCACTGGAACAAATTTAAATGGGTTGAGTGGCCTAGAATCCGTCAACAGTTACCACATGTGATTGGTTTGGTTTTTATGCTCTGCTTCACCAGTTTTGCAACGGTAATGGCTTTGGGCGGAGGCCCGAAATCAACCACCATTGAGCTTGCTATCTATCAGGCAATTAAGTTTGACTTTGACTTGCAATCTGGAGCTTTACTCGCCATTTGGCAGATTATATTGTGCGGGACACTCTCTTTCTCTATTCAACGTCTTGCAAAACCTGTATCGGTAAGCACTGGTTCATCAAATGCCAGTGTGCGAATGGTTCAAGATAACTGGCCAGCAAAGTGCTGGGACTGGAGTTGGATAGCACTTGTGTGTTTATTTGTATTGCCTCCTTTATTTATGGTTGTTGTGAGTGGACTGAATTCTGATATTGGCAAAGTGCTGTCTGATTCGTCGTTTTGGTTATCACTGTTTGCATCCCTAAAAGTGGCTATTTTAGCTGCCATGATAGCGCTAGCTGCAGGGGTGGCAATTCTCACCTCTAGTCGTGCTTGGCGATTACGACACAAACATATTCAAGCAGACCAAATTGAGCTCATTGGTACCATTATTTTGGTTACTCCGGGGCTCGTGACAAGCACGGGTTTGTTCTTGCTGATTCGCTCTTTTGCTGATGCATTCAGTTATGCTTTGCTTGTTGTGGTTTTGGTCAATGCATTGATGGCTTTGCCATACGTCATCAAAACGCTATCTCAGCCTATGCTGCATATTGCTCAGCAATACCAGCTACTTTGCCCAAGCTTAGGTATGAAGGGCTGGCAAAGGTTTAAGTTGGTAGAATGGCGCGCATTGAGGAAACCGTTAGCCCATGCTTTTGCTATCAGCTTTATGTTCTCTATCGGCGACTTAAGTGCGATAGCCTTGTTTGGTAGCCAAGACTTTAAAACACTTCCTTTATATCTTTTCCAGCTTTTGGGCAGCTATCAAATGAATGCGGCTGCGGTAGTGTCTTTGACATTATTGTTGCTAAGTCTTGGCTGTTTCAGCTTGGTAGAGTTTTTGTTTAAAGCGAATTCGAGAAAGAAATATGCTGACTCTTAA